In Edaphobacter dinghuensis, one genomic interval encodes:
- a CDS encoding metal-dependent transcriptional regulator, whose amino-acid sequence MSARRQANRNSESVDNYLKAILALGGPEHRRVTSTALADHLGVAPASITNMLQKLAAAQTPLVEYERHRGVQLSEAGKRRALEVLRHHRLIETFLYEILDYPIDEIHEEAERLEHFISERFEERIAAKLGHPRIDPHGHSIPTMEGEMTPENSILLTEVEQDGVFIIDSVSDRDAHALRQFKANGIKPGAHLRVRKRSSVEGYTVSIGRSSTAFDLSREVAGGIRLLPCAK is encoded by the coding sequence ATGTCAGCCCGCCGCCAGGCAAACCGCAATAGCGAATCTGTCGATAACTACCTCAAGGCCATCCTCGCGCTGGGTGGTCCCGAGCATCGCCGTGTCACCAGCACCGCGCTTGCCGACCATCTTGGCGTCGCTCCGGCCTCGATCACCAACATGCTACAAAAGCTGGCTGCCGCTCAGACACCTCTGGTCGAGTACGAACGGCATCGTGGGGTGCAGCTCTCCGAGGCAGGGAAGCGGCGCGCGCTCGAGGTGCTGCGTCACCATCGCCTGATCGAGACCTTTCTCTACGAGATTCTCGACTATCCCATCGACGAGATTCACGAGGAGGCCGAGCGGCTGGAGCACTTCATCTCCGAACGCTTTGAAGAGCGTATCGCCGCCAAGCTGGGCCACCCCCGCATCGACCCCCATGGCCATTCCATCCCGACCATGGAAGGCGAGATGACTCCGGAGAATTCGATTCTTCTGACCGAGGTCGAGCAGGATGGGGTCTTTATCATCGACAGCGTCTCGGACCGCGATGCCCACGCCCTGCGTCAGTTTAAAGCCAATGGCATCAAGCCCGGAGCTCATCTGCGGGTCAGGAAGCGGTCCTCGGTGGAGGGATACACTGTCAGCATCGGACGGTCTTCGACGGCCTTCGATCTTTCCCGGGAAGTTGCCGGGGGCATCCGCCTGCTGCCCTGCGCAAAATAA
- a CDS encoding Nramp family divalent metal transporter — translation MALFGTDMEDHRSSSYAEAGTEVEFASTETAAPMASATTSMPTPAPKKSRFGFRHNELWAYFGPAFVASVAYIDPGNFATNIEGGSRFGYRLLWVLLWSNAMAILIQYLSAKLGIVTGLTLPQNCRKHFSRPMTIFLWVAAEVSAIATDLAEFLGAALGLYLLVGPAMLAHGWTRTETMFAAALVSAVAVFLILALDLAGYQWLEWGIMAFVGVIGLCYGFEVFLVHPDWKLAAYRTLLPTLDPKQLHASLYVAVGMLGATVMPHVIYLHSALVQPRVQELKKQPMVVGSSRRRKYLRFELIDVLFAMNGAWLINSAMILMAAVAFSHLPNPVTTIEQAHETLGPLLGPVSAVIFAVALFCSGLSSSTVGVMAGQVIIEGFLDIKFSIFLRRLITVIPALIVIAVGLDPLKILIFSQVILSFTLPFALIPLLILTNRHSVMDTFVSARRTKIAGWVSVGIILTLNAVLLGQIAFGG, via the coding sequence TTGGCATTGTTTGGGACTGACATGGAAGACCATCGTTCATCGTCGTACGCCGAAGCCGGGACAGAGGTGGAGTTCGCCTCGACGGAGACGGCTGCGCCGATGGCGTCGGCAACAACCTCGATGCCAACGCCGGCTCCAAAGAAGTCTCGATTCGGATTTCGGCATAACGAGTTGTGGGCGTACTTTGGTCCGGCGTTTGTGGCTTCGGTTGCATATATCGATCCGGGAAACTTTGCGACCAACATCGAGGGCGGCAGCCGCTTCGGCTATCGGCTGCTTTGGGTACTGCTCTGGTCGAACGCGATGGCCATTCTGATCCAGTACCTTTCAGCCAAGCTGGGTATTGTGACCGGGCTGACGTTGCCGCAGAACTGCCGCAAGCATTTTTCACGGCCCATGACGATCTTTCTTTGGGTGGCGGCGGAGGTCTCTGCCATTGCCACGGACCTGGCCGAGTTTCTGGGTGCAGCGCTGGGGCTTTACCTTCTGGTGGGCCCAGCGATGCTGGCGCATGGATGGACGCGCACGGAGACGATGTTCGCTGCCGCACTCGTCTCGGCGGTCGCGGTGTTTCTGATCCTTGCGCTCGATCTGGCGGGATACCAGTGGCTGGAGTGGGGCATCATGGCCTTCGTCGGCGTGATTGGACTGTGCTACGGCTTCGAGGTCTTTCTGGTGCATCCGGACTGGAAACTCGCCGCCTATCGGACGCTGCTGCCGACGCTCGACCCGAAGCAACTCCACGCCAGCCTGTACGTCGCCGTGGGAATGCTTGGCGCGACCGTGATGCCGCATGTGATCTATCTGCACTCGGCGCTGGTGCAGCCACGCGTGCAGGAACTGAAGAAGCAGCCGATGGTGGTGGGATCTTCGAGGCGGCGCAAGTACCTGCGCTTTGAGCTGATCGATGTGCTCTTCGCCATGAACGGAGCGTGGCTGATCAATTCCGCCATGATCCTGATGGCGGCAGTCGCGTTTTCGCATCTGCCCAACCCGGTGACGACCATCGAACAGGCGCACGAAACACTTGGCCCGCTGCTGGGGCCGGTCTCAGCGGTGATCTTTGCCGTGGCGCTGTTCTGCTCGGGGCTCTCGTCTTCGACCGTCGGTGTGATGGCCGGACAAGTGATCATCGAAGGTTTTCTCGATATCAAGTTCTCCATCTTCCTGCGGCGGCTGATTACGGTTATTCCCGCGTTGATTGTCATAGCAGTGGGGCTCGACCCACTGAAGATCCTGATCTTCTCGCAGGTGATCCTCAGCTTCACCCTGCCCTTTGCACTGATTCCGCTGCTGATTCTGACCAACCGCCATTCGGTAATGGATACGTTCGTCAGCGCACGCCGAACGAAGATCGCAGGATGGGTGTCAGTCGGCATCATCCTTACATTGAATGCGGTACTTCTGGGACAGATTGCCTTCGGCGGTTAA